The DNA region CCTCGGCCAAATATTGGTCTTTTACCAATAAGTAGATAGAGGTATAAATTTTACTTTTATGTCTTCGTAAAAGCTCCTGCAATCCATTCTCGTTCCCGGCAATGTATAACTTTACCAGGTCCTGATCATTATATGATTGTAAATTCATAGGTTTACCTACACTAAATCCCGTACTGTTTGCTAAAAATTAATTTGTAGATGTTTAATTTCTATAGCTTCTCTCCTATGTTTTTTTATTGATTGTTAGTTTGGTTCTGAGGCTGTTATTGTTCAAAGAAAGTTATTTTTTTATCAAAAAACAAAAAATAAAATGTTAAAAAATAAATTAACCACCTCAGTACCCTATTTTTGTATGTTTTAAAAACCCAATGTTTGTTAAAAGGGTTATGTCTTAAATCCGACACTATTCATGAGCAAAAAAGAAGCCGAAAAAGATCCGCATAGAAATATTATCATAAAAGGTGCCCGTGTGCACAACCTTAAAAATATCGATGTTGCCATTCCGAAGAATAAATTGGTAGTGGTAACGGGTATGTCGGGATCGGGGAAATCTTCTCTGGCTTTTGATACCTTATACGCTGAGGGCCAACGCCGTTACGTAGAAAGCTTGTCGTCGTACGCCCGCCAGTTTATGGGCCGCATGAACAAGCCCGATGTAGATTATATTAAAGGTATTGCCCCCGCTATTGCGATTGAACAAAAGGTAATAACCTCAAACCCACGCTCTACAGTAGGTACATCCACAGAAATTTACGATTACCTGAAGCTGCTCTTCTCCCGAATCGGTAAAACCATTTCTCCTATCTCTGGTAAAGAGGTAAAAAAAGATTCGGTAAGTTCGGTAGTTGATTATGTTAGTGGTCTCGACGATGATACAACGGTTACCATTTATTGCCCTTTATATCCGCATAACAACCGAACCATAAAAGAAGAACTGGCTATTTTATTGCAAAAGGGATTTTTGCGGATCTTGATCGATAATAAGGTACTTAAAATTGAGTCTGTTTTAGATGATGCAGACTTTAAAGATGCGGAACTGACTGACGATAAAACCGTACAAATCTTAATAGATCGAATTGTAACCAACCACGAAGAAGAAACGTTAAGCCGCCTGGCCGATTCTGCGCAAACTGCGTTTTTTGAAGGCAAGGGCGATTGCTATGTAGAGGCCAACGGAAAAACAAAGCACTTTAGCGATCGATTTGAGCTGGATGGGATAAAATTTGAGGAACCCACGCCAAACTTCTTCTCCTTTAACAACCCATACGGCGCCTGTAAACGCTGCGAGGGTTACGGCAACGTAATTGGCATTGATGAAGATCTTGTCATCCCCGATAAGAGCAAAAGTGTTTACGATAACGCCATTGCGCCTTGGCGGGGCGAAAAAATGGGCGTGTGGTTACAAAACTTTGTTAAAGCTGCTCCCAAATTCGATTTCCCGATTCACAGGCCATTTAGCCAGCTTACAGAGAAAGAACAGCAATTGCTTTGGACGGGCAACAAATATTTTTCAGGGCTCGATACTTTTTTTAAGGAGCTCGAAGAGCAGACCTATAAAATTCAGTATCGGGTAATGTTATCGCGCTACCGCGGCAAAACCACCTGCCCGGAATGCAAGGGATCGCGTTTGCGCAAAGATGCGTCTTACGTAAAAATTGCCGAGAAATCGATCATAGACATGGTGCTCATGCCTTTATCAAAGGCACTGGTATTTTTTAATGAGCTTAAGTTAAATGCAACCGATACCAAAGTTGCCAAACGCTTACTTGCCGAAATAAACAATCGATTCCTTTATTTAAATAATGTCGGCCTCGGTTACCTAACCCTAAATCGCTTATCCAATACCTTATCAGGAGGAGAATCGCAAAGGATCAATTTAGCAACCTCGTTGGGAAGCAGTTTGGTGGGCTCTATTTATGTGCTCGATGAGCCAAGCATTGGCCTTCACCCCCGCGATACCAACAAGTTAATTGAGGTTTTGATCTCCCTAAGGAACGTTGGCAACACCGTTTTGGTGGTAGAGCACGAAGAGGAAATGATGAGGGCGGCCGATTACATCATCGATATTGGTCCCGAAGCAGGAACCCATGGTGGAAACCTTGTTTTCAGCGGTAATTACGAAGAAATATTAAAAGATAAGAAAAGCTTAACAGGCCGCTATCTCTCCGGCGAAGAAAAAATTGCTATCCCCCAAAAACGCAGGAAGTGGAAAGACCACATCTTAATCAAAGGGGCCAGAGAAAATAACCTGCAAAATATCGATGTTAAATTTCCATTAGGGGTTTTTACAGCCGTAAGTGGCGTTTCAGGTTCAGGGAAAACCAGTTTGGTCAAAAAGATTTTATACCCGGCACTTCAAAAGGCTATTGGCAACTATGCCGGCGAACAAACTGGTGCCTACGATGGCATTTTCGGTAATTACGATTTAGTGAGTGCCGTAGAAATGGTCGATCAAAACCCAATAGGCCGATCGAGCCGTTCGAACCCGGTAACCTATGTAAAGGCCTGGGATGACGTTCGTGCTTTATTTGCGGGACAGGCATCGGCTAAGGCTGCCGGTTTAAAGCCCGCCGCATTCTCGTTCAACGTAGAGGGCGGCCGTTGCGATGTTTGTCAGGGCGAAGGAGAGGTTAAGATCGAAATGCAGTTTATGGCCGATATTTACCTGCCGTGCGAAGCCTGTGGCGGTAAGCGCTTT from Pedobacter endophyticus includes:
- the uvrA gene encoding excinuclease ABC subunit UvrA; protein product: MSKKEAEKDPHRNIIIKGARVHNLKNIDVAIPKNKLVVVTGMSGSGKSSLAFDTLYAEGQRRYVESLSSYARQFMGRMNKPDVDYIKGIAPAIAIEQKVITSNPRSTVGTSTEIYDYLKLLFSRIGKTISPISGKEVKKDSVSSVVDYVSGLDDDTTVTIYCPLYPHNNRTIKEELAILLQKGFLRILIDNKVLKIESVLDDADFKDAELTDDKTVQILIDRIVTNHEEETLSRLADSAQTAFFEGKGDCYVEANGKTKHFSDRFELDGIKFEEPTPNFFSFNNPYGACKRCEGYGNVIGIDEDLVIPDKSKSVYDNAIAPWRGEKMGVWLQNFVKAAPKFDFPIHRPFSQLTEKEQQLLWTGNKYFSGLDTFFKELEEQTYKIQYRVMLSRYRGKTTCPECKGSRLRKDASYVKIAEKSIIDMVLMPLSKALVFFNELKLNATDTKVAKRLLAEINNRFLYLNNVGLGYLTLNRLSNTLSGGESQRINLATSLGSSLVGSIYVLDEPSIGLHPRDTNKLIEVLISLRNVGNTVLVVEHEEEMMRAADYIIDIGPEAGTHGGNLVFSGNYEEILKDKKSLTGRYLSGEEKIAIPQKRRKWKDHILIKGARENNLQNIDVKFPLGVFTAVSGVSGSGKTSLVKKILYPALQKAIGNYAGEQTGAYDGIFGNYDLVSAVEMVDQNPIGRSSRSNPVTYVKAWDDVRALFAGQASAKAAGLKPAAFSFNVEGGRCDVCQGEGEVKIEMQFMADIYLPCEACGGKRFKQQVLDVTYKEKNVSEILDMTIDEAVEFFKDEQKILNKLNPLVDVGLGYVHLGQSSNTLSGGEAQRIKLASFLIKGNNANKTLFIFDEPTTGLHFHDIKKLLKALNTLIEQGNTILVIEHNMDMIKCADWVIDIGPEGGDGGGQLVFEGLPEDLGKQQNSYTGKYLAEHLK